A window from Drosophila nasuta strain 15112-1781.00 chromosome 3, ASM2355853v1, whole genome shotgun sequence encodes these proteins:
- the LOC132791110 gene encoding uncharacterized protein LOC132791110: protein MEFTQFYTWLSLVFTIIICKLSQCSAKPTLYDLDSYEHSYDPSYGHRSYDSGGSGNTYALTYGQPITAQHLDKLDTGYYYVDNGYIAPVPSSTSSSNQRSLNAYSGDVLSDGYRFAPIARYRSTRTKRKKLFVPNFFG from the exons ATGGAATTTACG CAATTTTATACATGGTTAAGCCTGGTGTTCACCATTATCATTTGTAAGTTGTCGCAGTGCAGTGCCAAGCCCACTTTATACGATCTGGATAGCTATGAGCACAGCTACGATCCCAGCTACGGTCATAGAAGCTATGACAGCGGCGGCAGTGGAAATACCTATGCTCTAACATACGGCCAGCCAATAACAGCACAACACTTGGATAAGCTTGACACAGGCTATTACTATGTGGACAACGGGTATATTGCTCCCGTTCCCAGCAGTACCAGTAGCTCCAATCAACGCAGTCTCAATGCCTACAGCGGCGATGTCCTATCCGATGGCTACAGGTTTGCACCAATTGCCCGCTACAGGAGCACACGCACCAAGCGCAAGAAGCTCTTTGTGCCCAACTTCTTTGGCTAA
- the LOC132790806 gene encoding dynactin subunit 4, with amino-acid sequence MSFMQPSPVKYACSCGILNPINKLFFCRHCPKLRCGFCVCHEIESHFCSNCLENIPSSEARHKKNCCANCFDCPCCQHTLSARATTVAVVRKTEEAKEGESGAPEAAPSPKPSAMPTTKKMYYLSCLSCRWTTRDVGIPDQGVATGTWPDNECLYQVRFNTLMEYYQTVVLQEKQEKQEFLRRKAPKPHKFPSLTDRTGLTVSLIRRQIGWTDKSLPKPKPVNITSAEAAAEVEALPADIFTQPINLRNITTIAQRHSQPADQPTAVSKLYPQRRSLWIKRSLRCRQCEHNLIKPEYHPTSIKYRIQLFASAHVPEVVMVRCEQPLQPGQSNAILLKFTNPTMYDMTISVLDAPPQEVQINADAFQQACRIKEEAVTSSPLLKSSGVTLARQNSTREVKREVKEKANATIVPLESEFVLNQRDDSKEFDEDVQAPIEEPKFIVWRKGNKVLLRLQFTPSPELQTGNEVTLAFCMQYTYVNTVTNTQDKKEPTTHALYSRIFIHAGDIVN; translated from the coding sequence ATGAGTTTTATGCAACCGAGTCCCGTGAAATATGCTTGTTCATGTGGCATACTAAATCCAATAAATAAACTCTTCTTCTGCCGCCACTGCCCAAAGTTACGATGTGGCTTCTGTGTGTGCCACGAAATTGAGTCACACTTCTGCTCCAATTGtttggaaaatataccatcgtCGGAGGCTCGACACAAGAAGAACTGCTGCGCCAACTGCTTCGATTGCCCATGCTGCCAGCACACGCTGTCCGCCAGGGCCACCACTGTGGCCGTGGTGCGCAAAACGGAAGAGGCCAAGGAGGGTGAAAGTGGTGCACCGGAAGCCGCGCCCAGTCCGAAGCCCTCGGCGATGCCCACAACTAAGAAAATGTATTACTTGTCATGCCTGTCGTGCCGTTGGACTACGCGTGACGTTGGCATTCCCGATCAAGGCGTGGCCACGGGAACCTGGCCAGACAACGAGTGCCTGTACCAGGTGCGATTCAATACACTCATGGAATACTATCAGACGGTGGTGTTACAAGAAAAGCAGGAGAAACAGGAGTTTTTGCGTCGCAAGGCCCCCAAACCACACAAGTTTCCAAGTCTGACAGATCGCACAGGTCTCACGGTGTCACTAATACGTCGCCAGATCGGCTGGACCGACAAAAGTTTACCGAAACCGAAGCCAGTAAATATTACATCCGCTGAGGCAGCTGCAGAAGTGGAAGCACTTCCGGCCGACATTTTTACGCAGCCAATCAATCTTCGCAACATTACGACTATAGCTCAACGGCACAGCCAGCCTGCGGATCAACCGACCGCGGTGAGCAAATTGTATCCACAGCGACGTTCATTGTGGATCAAGCGATCGCTGCGTTGTCGTCAATGCGAGCACAATCTCATTAAGCCGGAGTATCATCCTACATCGATCAAGTATCGCATTCAGCTTTTCGCCAGCGCCCATGTGCCCGAGGTGGTCATGGTGCGTTGTGAGCAACCATTGCAGCCTGGCCAGAGCAATGCCATACTGCTGAAGTTCACTAATCCCACGATGTACGACATGACCATAAGTGTGCTCGATGCTCCGCCCCAGGAGGTGCAAATCAATGCGGATGCCTTTCAGCAAGCATGTCGCATCAAAGAGGAGGCGGTCACATCGTCGCCACTGCTGAAGTCATCAGGTGTGACGTTGGCACGTCAGAATTCCACACGTGAAGTCAAGCGAGAAGTGAAGGAGAAAGCCAATGCAACAATTGTGCCGCTGGAGAGCGAATTTGTATTAAATCAACGCGATGATTCCAAGGAGTTTGACGAGGATGTGCAAGCGCCCATTGAGGAGCCGAAATTTATTGTGTGGCGCAAGGGAAACAAAGTGCTCTTGAGACTTCAGTTTACTCCATCGCCAGAGCTGCAAACAGGCAACGAAGTGACGCTGGCTTTCTGCATGCAGTACACATATGTGAACACTGTGACCAACACACAAGACAAGAAGGAGCCCACAACACATGCTCTCTACTCACGCATCTTCATTCATGCTGGCGACATTGTCAACTAG
- the LOC132790807 gene encoding retinol dehydrogenase 12-like: MPNIADGLLSPLVAGPALIGLAIYLIRDYMQGGQFKKKTDETGKIVIVTGSNTGIGKETVLELARRGATVYMACRDEARAEKARQEIIKETKNENVFYRELDLASLDSIRQFAENFKKEQSKLHILINNAGIFRGPRRLTKDGFEMQIGVNHMGHFLLTSLLLDLLKKAAPSRIVNVSSLAHTMHKLNVDDLNCEKSYDETHAYCQSKLANVMFTRELAKRLEGTGVTVTALHPGLVDTEIFRNSAILQSAIVQFVFKPLLWPFIKTPKSGAQTTLYAALDPSLEGITGEYFSDCRPKPVADVATDEKASRFLWQQSEKWTGAPKIPQH; the protein is encoded by the exons ATGCCAAACATTGCCGATGGTTTACTGAGTCCCCTGGTTGCCGGTCCGGCACTAATCGGTCTAGCGATTTACCTTATCAG AGACTATATGCAAGGTGGGCAGTTCAAGAAGAAAACCGATGAGACGGGCAAGATTGTGATTGTAACCGGTTCGAATACGGGCATTGGCAAGGAGACTGTCCTGGAGCTGGCACGACGAGGAGCCACTGTGTACATGGCCTGTCGCGATGAGGCCAGAGCGGAAAAGGCACGACAAGAAATTATTAAGGAGACGAagaatgaaaatgttttctatCGCGAGCTCGACTTGGCTTCGCTTGACTCGATTCGCCAATTTGCCGAGAA CTTCAAAAAAGAGCAGAGTAAACTGCACATTTTGATTAACAATGCGGGTATCTTTCGGGGACCACGTCGCCTCACCAAGGATGGCTTCGAGATGCAGATAGGCGTCAATCACATGGGCCACTTTTTGCTCACCAGTCTGTTGCTTGACCTGCTGAAG AAAGCTGCTCCCAGTCGTATTGTCAATGTGTCCAGTTTGGCGCACACAATGCACAAGCTGAACGTGGATGACTTGAACTGCGAAAAATCTTACGATGAGACGCATGCTTATTGTCAAAGCAAGTTGGCTAATGTAATGTTTACACGGGAGTTGGCAAAACGTTTAGAAGGCACCGGCGTAACCGTGACTGCACTGCATCCTGGTCTGGTGGACACGGAAATCTTCCGCAATTCCGCTATTCTGCAATCCGCCATTGTGCA GTTCGTCTTTAAGCCACTTTTGTGGCCTTTCATAAAGACGCCTAAGAGTGGTGCGCAGACTACATTGTACGCAGCCTTAGATCCTTCCTTAGAGGGCATTACTGGCGAGTATTTCAGCGATTGCAGGCCAAAGCCGGTGGCCGATGTGGCTACCGATGAGAAGGCCTCCCGATTTTTGTGGCAGCAGAGCGAGAAGTGGACAGGAGCACCAAAGATACCACAACATTAG
- the LOC132794052 gene encoding uncharacterized protein LOC132794052 has product MDRGARRYLMLLAVLVGFLVMSDGKKSKSRFSNIKCETYNKTFADFETCKLKLLGRGIIGVQVHLKLYILPIDTVSANLSIWRRYNSFQPFLHNSTIDFCKFVKQTKKLSFEKLVLDAISSRSNLNHSCPYTHDIIVDNLVFSDTFLQTLPLPQGEYKIQMLFATENIWRVRVDIFILRDE; this is encoded by the exons ATGGACAGAGGAGCGCGTCGATATTTGATGCTCTTAGCAGTGCTTGTTGGCTTCCTGGTCATGAGCGATggcaaaaaatcaaaatcgcGATTTAGCAATATCAAGTGCGAGACTTacaacaaaacttttgccgATTTTGAGACCTGCAAACTTAAATTGTTGGGCAGAGGCATCATTGGCGTTCAGGTACATctcaaattgtatattttaccCATCGATACTGTATCG GCCAACTTGAGCATATGGCGTCGTTACAATAGCTTTCAGCCTTTTTTGCATAATTCCACCATCGATTTTTGCAAGTTTGTAAAACAAACCAAGAAGCTTTCATTTGAGAAACTTGTTCTCGACGCCATTTCTTCGCGCTCCAATCTTAATCACTCTTGTCCTTATACG CATGATATCATTGTGGACAATCTGGTGTTTAGCGATACATTCTTGCAGACGCTGCCCTTGCCCCAAGGCGAATACAAGATTCAGATGTTATTCGCCACCGAAAATATTTGGAGAGTACGCGTGGACATTTTCATATTACGAGATGAATAA